Genomic segment of Arachis stenosperma cultivar V10309 chromosome 4, arast.V10309.gnm1.PFL2, whole genome shotgun sequence:
TGTAgatatgtgttttttttttttttttcatagaGGTTTCTACATTCTAACCATacatttttatttcatattttttcatATGTTTTACTTTAGTTTTAGCGATTCTATATAGTTTACGGAttataagaaataataatatttatggATTCTTAATATAACTATGATATTTGAACATATAAGAGTGTTTGTATTTAGGTTCAATTATTCTGTTAGTTTTATAGCcgttttattaaattttcagttaggtttttatactttttttttaattgaattcttatcattatttttaattttgttatttgatattttttatgtcaaaaaattaaaattaacccAATATTTTTTCCTAAATACATATAGtcaaatatctaattatatattaatttataaatacttttaattgacgaaaaaatattcaattaattcaaatattttttatattaagaaGGACCTAATTATAACATTAAAAGCAGTGTAGAAATTAGAGGTGTGTATGGTCTGGTCCGATTCGAAGACCAGGTCCAGTCCCAAAAATTTTAGGGACTAATTTAGTGTGATTTTACTGAGTTTAGGGCCGGATAAGATTTCAAAATTATACTAAGTCGTTATTTCGGGTCGGACCGGACCATAGCTCCGGTCACCCGAATTCGGTCCGTTggcccggtcatcatacacaattaatattttgtattattagtgatggatgatgactattcttatgtgaaatttaagtattgtaaactttaataatttgtgttattagtcattataagactataaattaatgttttaagtttaaaatgcataatattttagagtaatgtataatattgtattatttgtattgatttaaatatttggtgttattagacaatattagtattgattatggttatgctttaattttagagaagggttagttcttgttatatttttctaagtaaATTTTACCATATCAAATAATGGTTGAAGTAttggaaatttggatattttcacaTACTAGCTTACAAAAACGTATCAAGGTAACGTAATGTTAACGGCCCGATTTTCACCCAATTTTTACCAATATAATCGTCAGCCGAAAATATATAAGTTTCATCTGGTCTAGGACCGAATTCGGATCTAACAAATAGGATCGGTATATATTTTGGGTCGGATCTAGGTCACATTAAACCTGGTTTCATCAAACCCGTGAACATTCCTAATAGGaatctaattgaaaaaaaaataaagacctaattacaaatttaacaaatttataaagagtaacataataattaaaccTTGTATTTACTAAGGCAATGCTAATGTGTTTTAGGAAGTAAAATAATTCTTGGATAGTAACTTGTAATTAGAGATACTAAATAAATAGCATATCACAGgctttattcttttttaaaaataacatgtatctcatttaattttttctttaaaaaaaaaatacggTTAACTTGATTAAACAAGTTATCATTTTAAATCTTAACaatttagataaaatataacaaaatagaGAGTTAAAATTTTGTCTAATTAGCAAAGATTAAAGAATATACTATTCGATCTTATAAGAAGTATTTAAAAATGAACCTTATTAAAATCTTAAAGAAATTGACGAAAATAGAATGTTTAAAGTTTAAACATTAAAATGGAGGGCTACATCCAAATATAAGAATACTAGATTGTGCAACTAGATATTTacattgatataaaatataatatttaagacGTTCAAGATGTTAAATTACTAAAAGTTTTCTTAGCAATTTCTCCTACAAAGAAATATGTCCAtttgttgtttttgttgttgtttttttcTTTGGTTAGCAATGTATTCATTTAATTATGTTTTACTTTTTAAATACACATTTGGGCCTAATCCAAAAAGATTAGACTGTGGGCTAAGTTGTGTCCAATcaattttttgtaaattttttaaagaaattttttcaaacttacCAATATGCACATGGGATTATATCAAAACTAATTTATTTCTCCCGTATTTCCATTGGCCAACGACAGATCCTTAAATAGAGTTTAGATCTGTGATGTCTGATGGATTAGTCTTTGATTTATCAGgttaaaaaatactataaacaaccaaaaactaatttatttatatctgtatatacaaaataaattttcatgtaaaaaaaaatgatggAATTTTATCCAGAACTCATGGAGATACCTACATGAAATAATATCGAATTGAAGCCTTATGAATTGGGATAGCagtttttttatatgaaattaataatcaataattgttaaattatttaataaatttaactaaattattatctaataatttttaactatcaattttacataaaaaataaatatacgTAAATTTTTACAGTAAAAAATTCTCTATCACGTCACAATTAACTtcgataataataataaaatataataatggaTATGGTTCAGATCTTGAGTTTgagttaaatatattatttgcCTAATCATTCCCCTTTgatcaaattgatttatttcGGTTCTATAGATAcctttttgtaaaaaaattgaTCACAAAGTTAAATTATTCCTATTTTCAAGTTTCAACCATATTGTGCCCCATAAAAAACTAATGACTATCTTATTCTACTACTATTTCAAACACACAATTTATTAATAGCTTCTTTTCTCTCGTTGAGGTTGAAGGAAACAGAGTGGGGTTATGATGAAGCATGAGAAAAATGAGTTGTCGAAATGCAATATAATAAAAAACATATGGGGTATGGTTGATGGTGTTGCAGCCTCCAATCATCGTTGGTCCACCAATGAAGCATTGAGCATATGCCACCCCAACAACCACGTTTCGTGGCCAATATTATAACCCAACTATTTCCAAAATATTACTACTTATTTCATATTAATATTATTCTGTATTTTTCAGCCTCATCTTTCATACCACTGTTTTGTTAACTGAacttactaatttttttttaaaaatgtttatgTATCAgctatcaaattaattaatcactttatttattattttatatattttaaaactatttttaatatatatacataatagtttaatttttttcacgtttattataataataaaatgtatTTAGAAAGGTATCATAATTTAAAACTAATTCTTTGAATATCAGCATAATTAAGAGTTTTAACTTAGTAATTCATATCAccatttttagaattttaaattatttttcaccCATTATTTTCTTTCATAGGCAATTTACTATTTTTCCttttagatttttcttttttggttaGTATTATCgtcaatatttaattaataattttagtaaGAGAAAAAGACAATTAAATATAAACTATTAAATCATTCTTTCACCTTAATTCATGgcaacaataaaattttttttcataactCATAAATTTAacccaataaaataaataaattcaattatcattttaatctttattatcttatctttacttTTATCTTCGTATACAAtactctctatatatatatatttaattttacatttataattcaatcaatcaacatcaatcaataaaatttctttctattttttttcttattcttttataattttattataaactaataactataactaataataatttttttttgatggGGAACTAATAATAAGTATATTAGACAAAAACTTTTCATTAGGGATTTGTTAgattttttgtaacaataataataatttatcttatgttatattaataatggtaacggtaattaagaaaaaaatataaatagaatatTCGGAGTGAGGAGGAACAGTCAGAAAGGACAGAATAACGTTAACGTTCAGATTTATCCACGTGTCTCATTCTCCCGCTCCGTCCATCTATCCGTTAACCTaactctctctcttcctctctctctctctgtctctctctctctcttctgcAACTCTTCCCACCTTTGAAACCACACAAACCaagaaaaccgaaaaaaaatttgaaaaagaaaaaaaaaagacaaaaagaaaaaccGTTATTCCACACACATTGAATCTCTGCAACAATGGGGAAGCTTCTCTGCGATTCCACCACCGTCGCCGCCGAACCGTTCCAAGGTTCGCCATCGCCGGCTCTTCCTTGGCGGGATCCGAAATCTACCGCGCCGATGGACGCCATCGGAGCTGTAGATCTCGTCGCTCCGACCAACGTTGCCGCCGCTGGAGGCGTCGGCGGCGGTTGGGAGGACGTTATAGGTCTGGAGGACCAGCAGCGGCGCCACTTGCAGAGGCTGCACGCTAAAGGCGTACTGTGGAAGCCACCGCCGGAGGATGAGGAAGACGATGACGATTCTTCTTCGTCTTCCTCCTCCTCGCCGTCGTCATCTTCTCTCAGATCCGTCGTCTTCCGCCTCTCTCACGGCGGCGAGGTCTCCTCCGACGGTAACTGCCTCTTCACGGCGTCGCGGAAAGCGATGTTAGGAGGCGACGACGACGGAGGATTCGACGTGCGGGAGCTGCGGCGGAGGACGGTAGCAAGGTTTCTGGAGGATCTTGGATCTGCGGGATTTGAGGAGAGAGAAGCGATAGACGACGCGATCCGGCACATGTACTCGCCGGATCTGAAGAACGGTTGGGGGATTCACGTCGTTCAAGAGGTGAAGTTGTTGGCCAAGAAAGAGGACAGGTTCGCCCTCGATTCGGCCATCGAAGAGCTCGTTCACCTCGGCATGCAAAGGTATCGCTTCTTTCTTTCTTAACGATTCGCTCGTTCTTGGAAATCGATTTCGAGTAGCTGAAGAAAAATCTGTAGAAAAACACATtgaataaataagaaaaaaaaaagcctaCTCTGGATTTTGCATCGGTGAAACTATTCTGCACAATCTCTATtgttacattttattttttgagtttgaaaataaaaaatgaaatcgTTTCCGAATATTTTGTTTTGAAGATTGTTGAATTATAAATTTCAATTGTGGtggtggtttttttttttccgctgtgtgatttttattttgtggtgttttttggttttatgattGAAGAGAAATGGCGGCAGAGTCTATTTACAAAGAGAGGTGTATTCCGGTGAATGATGGTCCAAGTTGGGCCAAATACATGTTGATCTCTGGTTCTGCTGATGATGAATATGATATCATCACTTTGCAATATACTGAGGAAGGTTTGTTATCTGTAGATGAGAAC
This window contains:
- the LOC130976317 gene encoding uncharacterized protein LOC130976317, translating into MGKLLCDSTTVAAEPFQGSPSPALPWRDPKSTAPMDAIGAVDLVAPTNVAAAGGVGGGWEDVIGLEDQQRRHLQRLHAKGVLWKPPPEDEEDDDDSSSSSSSSPSSSSLRSVVFRLSHGGEVSSDGNCLFTASRKAMLGGDDDGGFDVRELRRRTVARFLEDLGSAGFEEREAIDDAIRHMYSPDLKNGWGIHVVQEVKLLAKKEDRFALDSAIEELVHLGMQREMAAESIYKERCIPVNDGPSWAKYMLISGSADDEYDIITLQYTEEGLLSVDENREGHAAAFGDDIAIECLATEFKREIYVVQAHGSDAMVDEENCVFFLPHRPRSQVTELPFFLFMKGTGWCGAGADHYEPLIAHPSAFVSQEKVAVVL